The window GCATCGAGAAGCGCGGCGCGCCATCCATCGCCGAGAAGGTGCGCACCTGGTTCAACCAGCTCTTCCGGTATGCCCTCGTGATCGTGCCGGGCCTGGAACAGAACCCGGCCTCCGACCTGGATGTGGTCGCCATGCCCCAGCCGCCGGTACGCCACAACCCCTTCCTGCGCATGCCCGAATTGCCCGAGTTCTTGCAGTTGCTGCGCAAGTACCCCGGCAAGCTGAAAACGCAGCTTGGCCTCCGCCTGCTGTTGCTGACCGGCGTGCGGACCGGGGAACTGCGGCTGGCGACGCCAGACCAGTTCCACCTCGACGATGGCCTGTGGATCATCCCGCCGGAGGTGGTGAAACAGCTGGAATTGAAGATGCAGAAGGAGAACGTCCGGCCGGAGGACATCCCACCCTACATCGTGCCGCTGTCCGTGCAGGCGATCGAGATCGTTCGGCACATGCTCGACCAGTCCAAGCCAGCCCAGACGTACCTGTTCCCGGGGGACAAGAGCCTCAAGCAGCGCATCAGCGAGAACACCCTCAACAAGGCACTGCATCGCTTGGGATACGAGGGCCGGCTGACCGGCCACGGCATCCGCGGAACCATCTCGACCGCACTCAACGAACTGGGGTATCCCGAGAAGTGGGTGGATGCACAGCTTTCCCACGTCGATCCCAACCAGGTTCGCGCAACCTACAACCACGCCAAGTATGTGGAGCAGCGCCGACGCATGATGCAGGACTGGGCGGACCGGCTGGACCTGTTCGAGCAGGGGCAGGTCGAAGCGGCCAGTACGCTGCTGACCATTCAACTGGATGGCTTTCCCGTGGTCGCCACCGAAGCGGAGGAGCAACCGTTGTCGGCGGCCAGGGCTGCTCCCACGCTGGTGGTGTCGCAACCGCTCCAGGGGGCCATGGCGCTGGCCACGGCTCCGGTGCAGCGCCTTTCCGCAGTGCGCGTGCCCAAGATCGAGCCGGCCATCTCCAACGTCCAGCGCGAGCGGATGATCCTGCTCGACATTCTGGAGGCTCCGCACAACCTGTCGGTCGCCGACTATGCCAAGCTCGCAGGCAAGTCCCGTCGCTGGATCACTTACGAAATCCAGGCCGGCAACCTCCTGTCGATCAGCCTGGGCAACCGGGGACAGCGCGTGCCGGATTGGCAGCTCGATCCGCTCAAGCGCAGGCTGATCCAAACCATCCTCAAGCAGATGCCCCCGGGAGTCGACACTTGGCACATCTACCATGCCCTTATACGTCCGAACGATCTCTTCCAAGGGCAGTCCCCCATCGAGGCGGTGACGCCGGAGAATCTGCACCTCGCCGTCCATCTGGTATGCAGCGCCGTCAGCGAAAGGGTGGTGCAACGCGATAGTCGGACTCCACAACTGCCCCGGTACGCCTAGCGATACGCGCGATGGCGAACTTGCACTGCAAGATGCCGCGTGCCGCTTTCGTCTGGAAACACGCGAACGTACGATGGACGCCTCATCACGCCGGCTTGGTCTCCGTGATCTTCGCCGCCCGTTCGGCAAACCTCTCGACAGCCGGCACACACCCTCGCGACGGCAGCAGCAACTGGGTTCGGATGAGATAGGGACCGCCGGCCAGGGGGCGCATGGCAACACCCCAGCCACGTGCCTGCGCGATGCGCGATCGGGGCGCAATGCCGACACCGTAGCCTGCCGCCACCAGCAGAGCCATGAGTTCGAAGGAATTGACCTCCCGGGCAGAACGGTCTTCAGGCCCAATGACAGCATCAACCTGCTGGCTCAGCGCTTCACATGCCCGTGGGCACCGCCGAACCAATGGATAGTGCAGCAGCGCATCCAATGACACCTCGACGTGGGCAAGCAGCGGCGAGCGTAACGGAACCGCCAAAGCCAGTTCGTCACCCCAAAGTGGCTGAGTGTCCAACGCCAGGTGCGTTGACGTCGTCCCCACCGCCATGCCCATGTCGCAATCGCCGTTTTCCAGGCCACGGACCAGATCGCCGGCAGTGGCCTCCTGCAGCAGGACGAGGGTTTCCGGCTCCTCGACACGCTGCAGGGCAAGCAGTGTCGCCAGCTGTGGCGACAGCGCGTCAGCCGAAACGGCGAGTTTGAGTATCGACGATTGGCTGGGGGCACTCATGGATGCCATTTCGTGATGGAGGCCAGACCGTGGCAGCAAGCATCATAGCAAAGAGTTAAATTTAACGTGGTTAAAAGTATCGCGATATTCGACGCTTTTGCCGATGCAAAAGCGTACTGTCCAGCGAGGCCGCCCTGTCGGATCGACCACCTACGAACCTGAGCCTGCGCTGGCCTTCGGCCTGGCGGTTCGTGCGGCACGGATGGAACAGGGAATGGCTCAGGAAGAGCTGGCGTCCTTGGCGGAAATCGAGCGCTCCCACATGGGAAAGATAGAACGGGGTGAGCACATGCCCACGCTGGCGCTGATCCTCAGAATCGCCGGAGCTCTGAACAGAAGTGCCGCTGATCTGATCGCTGTGACGGAGGATAACCTGCGCTCGGGGCCAAAGACGTAACCGGTGAACGGCACCGGGCTTTGCCCGTTACTCGTCGATTTGAGCGTGTAGACGCGCCATAAAGCGGTCCAGAGGTATGGCGGAAGGGGTGTCAGCGCCACTGTCCGGTCGTAACAGGTACGTGGTGTGGGTGACATTTTGGGCCGCGAGAGGACGAGTCACCACGTCGGGGCGATGACAAACTCTAATTCGTGCAGCGTTCGCGAACCCAACGCCATAACCAGCTGCGACCAGCGTCAGCATCATGTCCATCGAGGCGACGTGCTCGACGGCGCCGGGTTTGCCCATCGCGGTGTGCAGCAATCGATCCAGCTCGCAATTGCTCCGCCCGAACAACCGGGGATCAGCCATTACGAGCGGATAACGCACCAACTCCTCCAAGGGCACCTGCTTGTGAACGAGCAGCGGATGCCGTGCCGATACGGCCACGACCAGCGGATCAATCCAGATCGGTTCGGCAACGATTCCATCCCCGACGTCGGTGGTATGTGCAAACCCCACATTGAAGCTGCCCGAACGCAGTCCGCGCACCTGCTCGGCCAGCGTCGCTTCTGTCAAACGTATCTCGACTTCCGGATCTTCCTCGCGACAGCGTGCGAGAAAGCCAGATAGCCGCGGATCGATGCAGCCGCAGGGGACGGCGATGCGAAGAATCCCCTGATAGCCTGACGAAACCGCTTTTACGTTTTCACGGGCAAGTTCCAGCGTCGAGAACAACCGAAGCACATCCTGGAGAAAAACTGCACCGGCCTGTGTCAGCCGTGTGCCGCGGCGGTCACGATCGAATAGCAGTGCGCCAAGTTCGTCTTCGAGCTCCTTGATGGTACGGGACAGGGGGGACTGCTCGATATGCAGCCTTTCAGCAGCACGGGTGAAGTGCAGTTCCTCCGCCAGGACAGCGAAGCAGCGAAGGTGGCGCAACTCCATGGTTTGTCCTCCATCGTGATGTTACCGTACGGTTCCACTTGCAGCCTCGGGATACTTGCAGTTCTAGTCAAATCACGAGGCCTGTCGGTTGGACCGCCTATCCAGAAGCGATGAATTACTAAGAAGTGCGTTGGTTAGCGAACATTGATTGAAGGCGACATGCGATAATTCGGCATGGAAAAGAGAGACGGTCGCTCCCTGTCGCATGCCACGCTCGAAGAAATGCGGATTCGGGCGGTGCAACGAGTTGAAGCGGGCGAGTCGCCCGAAGTCGTGGTCAAGGCGCTCGGCTTTTCGCGCCCGCGCATCTACGAGTGGCTGGCGCTGTACCGTGAAGGCGGGCTCGACGCGCTGCGTGCCAAACCTGTGCCGGGTGCCAAGCCCAAGCTCGACGGCAAGGCGCTCGATTGGCTGTACTGCACGATCACACTGTCGAACCCGCAGCAGTTCAAGTTCGAGTTTGCGCTGTGGACGCGGGCGATGGTTCGAGAACTGATCCGCACCCAGTTCAAAGTGGCAATGTCGGAGGTGAGCGTTGGGCGTCTGCTTCGCAAGTTGGGGCTGTCGCCGCAACGGCCGCCGATGCGCGCCTACCAGCGCGACCCGGCTCTGGTGACCGACTGGATCAAGAATGAGTTTCCGCGCATTCGCGCCGAAGCCAAAGCGGTCGGGGCGGAGATCTTCTTCGGCGACGAGGCCGCGGTGCGCTCGGACTACCATACCGGCACGACCTGGGCGCCGGTGGGGGTGACGCCGGTGGTGAAGACGACCGGCGCCCGCTTCAAGCTCAATCTGATCTCGGCCATCAGCCCAAAGGGGCAGTTGCGGTTCATGTGTACTGAGGGGAACGTCACCGCGGACGTCTTCATCGAGTTTCTGAAGCGACTGATGCAGGGCACAACGCGGCCAATCTTCTTGGTGGTCGATGGTCATCCGGTGCATCGCAGCGCCAAGGTCCGAAAGTTCGTCGAGGGGTTCGATGGCAAATTGCGGCTGTTCCGGCTGCCGGCCTACTCGCCCGATCTGAATCCCGACGAGCACGTCTGGGCACATCTGAAAAGCCACAAACTGGGCCGCAGCATCATCAAGGGGCCCGAGCAGATGAAGAAGCTCGCGCTGCGCTTCATGCACTCGCTGCAGAAAACCCCGGACATTGTGCGTGCGTTCTTCAGGCATCCGAGTACCCGCTATGCGGCCGAATAGAATGTACGGTAACCAACGCACTTTTTAGTACTCGTCAGGCGCTACTGAAATACTAGCAGCCTGTCGGACTATCGCCCGGTAAAATGCCGTGTCACCCTTGGAGCCTGACTGCGTGAGCCGCTTCCGCCCGATCGACCGCCAAACGGACTACCTGCTGCCGCCGTCGGTGCAGGACTGGCTACCCGAATCGCACCTGGCGCGCTACGTGGTCGATGTGGTCGACGGGCTGGACCTGTCGGAACTGGAGCGAGCCTACGCCGGCCGTGGAAGCGACGCCTACCATCCGGCGCTGCTGCTGTCGCTGCTGATCTACGGCTACGCGACGGGGACGCACTCGAGCCGCAAGATCGAGCGGGCCACCTACGATTCGCTGGCCTTCCGCTTCATCGCCTGCGACCAGCACCCGGACCATGACACCTTGGCGAGCTTCCGGCGCCGCTTCGGCGAGCAGTTCGCCGATATCTTCGTGCAGGTACTGCAAGTGGCGCGTGAGAATCGGCTCTCGCGCTTTGGCACGGTGAGTCTGGACGGCTCCAAGATCCACGCCCACGCCAGTCGGCACAGCGCGCTCTCCTACGGACACGCCGAAAAGATCGAAGCCCAGCTCAAGGCCGAAGTGCAGGAAATGCTCAAGCTGGCCGAAGCGGCCGATCAAAGCAGCGTGCCCGAAGGCGTGGATCTGCCGGCGGAAATTGCGCGTCGCGAAGCGCGGCTGGCCGCCATCGCCGCCGCCAAGGCCAAGATCGAGGCGCGCGCCGCCGAACGCTTCGCGCACGAGCAGGCCGAGTACGAGGCCAAGATGGCCAAACGCCAAGCCAAGCAGGCGGCCACGGGCAAGAAGCCCGGTGGCAAGCCCCCCAAGCCGCCCCAGGCGGGTCCGGGCGCCGAGGACCAGATCAATCTCACCGACGAGGACTCGCGCATCATGAAAGTGGCCGGCGGCGGCTTCGAGCAGTGCTACAACGCCCAGGCGGTGGTCGATACCGAATCGATGCTGGTGATGGTCCCCCACGTCACCCAGGCGGGCAACGACAAGGAGCAGGTCGAACCGATGCTGACGCGCATCGGCGCCTTGCCCGAAGGGCTCAATCGGCCCGAACAACTGCTGGCCGACACCGGTTTCTTCAGCGAACGCAACGTCCAGTGCTGCCAGGACGCCGGGGTCGAACCGCTGATCGCCGTGGGGCGTGATGAGCACCATCCCGATTGGCGCAGCCGCTTCGACGAACCCGCGCCGCTCGAGCGCTCAGCCAGCCACGTCGAACAGATGAAGCACGCCCTCAAGACCCGCGCGGGCCGCGCGGCCTACGCGCTCAGGAAACAGACGGTAGAGCCGGTGTTCGGCATCATCAAGTCAGTGATGGGCTTCCGCCAGTTTCTGCTGCGGGGCTTGGACAACGTGTGCAACGAATGGACCCTGGTGTGCCTGGCGTGGAACTTCAAGCGCATGGCCGTATTGCGTCCGCAGTGAGAAAAAAGGACAGGGGCATTGTGATTTCGAACAAAAACCGCCGATTGGAGCCTGAAATGCCCATCGTCTCTCACAATGTGAAATCAATCCCTCGGCCGCGGTGCCCGCGAGCTTGAAGTCCGACAGGCTGCTAGACGGGAACCCAATGGGATTTGCTCGCAGCCTCGCGCCCAAGCCGTTCCGAACCAGGTATGTTTGACCCGTTCAATAACAGCCAAGGCGTGCGTCAGATCGATATGGCTGTACGGGCCGGTACGTGGTGGATAGGCGCGGTCGGTAGCGATACCACAGTAGATCTGCACAGCCTTCCGAGTCAGACGTAAGCGTCCGCCCAGCACCGTCTTTCGGGACTGACAGAGATCGCCCAGAGTGGTCCCCACCAAATATCTGGTGGGGACCACTTTGGCCACGAATGGCAACGCCCGGGTAACCCGCAAGGGGAGCCCAAACTACCCGGTCGATTTCAAACGCCAGCTGGCGGCCCTCGCATGCGAGCCGGGGATTTCGGTGGCGAAGCTCGCACTCGAGCATGGCCTCAACGCCAATCTGCTGTTCAAGTGGCGCCGCCACTATCGTGCCGGCCTGTTCGGCAGCCCACAGCCGGAACATGTAGCGGCTGCGCCGCGGGGCGGAATCATGGCGCCGAAGCTGCTGCCGGTAGTGACCTTGTCGTCGACGGCCAGGCAAGACGCGGAGGGCGTGAAGCAGTCGCCTGCGCTCGAGATCGTCGTGGGCGGCGCCGTCGTGCGGGTGATCGGCGAGGTCAGTCGCAAAGTGCTGCGCACGGTCCTTGACTGCTTGGCCGAGCGGGCATGATCGGTCTACCCGCCGGCACGCGTATCTGGTTGGTAGCCGGGGTGACCGACATGCGACGCGGCATGGATGGCTTGGCGGCGCTCGTGCAAGGGGCGCTCGCCGAGAATCCGTTCTCCGGTCACGTCTTCATCTTCCGCGGTCGACGGGGCGATCTCATGAAGCTGCTGTGGTGGAGCGGCGATGGGCTGTGCCTGTTCGCCAAACGCCTGGAGCGCGGCCGCTTCATCTGGCCGCAGGCGACCGAGGGGGCGGTGCATCTCACCGCGGCGCAGTTGTCGATGCTGCTCGAAGGCATCGACTGGCGACGGCCCGAGCGGACCTGGCAGCCCGACTGCGCGGCCTGAAGCATCGAGGCACGGCGCGCCCGGGAGGGGCTGTTCACGCCCCCCAGCATCGCGTAGACTCTCGTCATGGATGCGACGACGCCTCTTCCCGACGACCAGGCCGTGCTCAAGGCCCTCGTGACGGCGCAGCAGGCCGAGATCGCCCGCCTGAACCTCATCATCGCCAAGCTGCGGCGGATGCAGTTCGGCCGCCGCTCCGAACAACTCGACGCGACGCTCACCCAACTCGAACTCGCGCTCGAAGGCATCGAGACGGTTCGACGCGAAGCGGCCGCAGACGTCTCGCCAGACACGGCGTCCGGCGTAGCCCCGTCACCGAAACGCCCCGCCCGCAAACCCTTGCCTGATCATCTGCCGCGCGAGACGGTCGAGCATGCACCGATCGAAGTCTGCTGCCCCGACTGCGGCAGCACGTTCGTGAAGCTCGGCGAGGACGTCTCGGAGATGCTCGAGTACGTGCCGGCCCACTTCAAGGTCATCCGGCACGTGCGCCCGAAGCTCGCCTGCTCACACTGTGAGCGCATCGTGCAGGCCGCAGCGCCCTCGCGACCCATCTCCCGCGGATTGTCCGGGCCGGCCTTGCTCGCGCATGTGCTGGTGGGCAAGTTCTGCGACCACCTCCCGCTGTACCGGCAAAGCGCCATCTACGCGCGCTCGGGCATCGAACTGGACCGCTCGACGCTCGCGGACTGGGTCGGGCAATCGGCACAGTTGCTCGATCCCCTGGTCGAGGCGCTGCGCCGCTACGTGCTCGCTGCCGACAAGGTCCATGCCGACGACACCCCGCTGCCGGTGCTCGCGCCCGGCGAAGGCAGAACCAAGACCGCGCGGTTGTGGACCTATGTGCGCGACGACCGCCCGGCCGGCAGCGACGATCCACCGGCGGTGTGGTTCGCATACTCGCCCAACCGCAAGGGCGAGCATCCGCAGCGTCATCTGCGCACCTTCAACGGCATCCTGCAAGCGGACGCGTACGCCGGCTTCGACCCCTTGTATGCCACCGGTCGCGTGCAAGAGGCCGCCTGCTGGGCGCACGTGCGACGCAAGTTCTTCGACGTGCATCGGGCACAGGCTTCCCCCATCGCCGCCCAGGCACTCGCGCAGATCGGCCAGCTGTACGCCATCGAAGCGGCTATCCGCGGCGAGCCGCCCCCAATTCGGCGGGAGGTGCGGCACAGCCGGGCGCGCCCGCAACTGGAGGCTTTGCACGCCTGGCTGGAAACCCAGAGCCGGCGCGTGTCGCGCAAGTCCGGCATCGCAGAGGCGATCCAGTACGCCCTGAATCATTGGGGGGCGTTGATCCGCTACGTCGAGGACGGACGCATCGAGATCGACAACAATGCCGCCGAACGCGCCCTGCGCGCGGTGGCATTAGGACGGAAGAATTTCCTCTTCGGCGGCTCGGATGCCGGGGGCGAGCGCGCGGCGGCCCTCTACAGCCTGATCGGTTCGGCCAAGCTCAACGGCCTCGATCCGGAAGCGTATCTGCGCGACGTGCTCGGACGCATCAGTGAGCATCCGATCAACCGGATCGACGACTTGTTGCCCTGGAATCTGGGCCGCGATCAATCCGAACCCTTGCGCCAGGCGGCCTGACCATGGGCAATGTCGTACGAATTGCGAAGGCGCGGCCCGCGCCGCATCGGCTGCAACTGCGCATTGAGCTCGCCTGGGTCAAACCCGCCATCTGGCGCCGGGTGGTCGTGCCGGAAACCATCACGTTGCCGAAGCTGCACCAGGTCATCCAGGCGGTGATGGGCTGGCTCGACTGCCACCTGCACGAGTTCGAGATCGCCGGCGAGCGCTACGGCGTCCCCGATCCCGACTATGACTTCGAACCCGTGCGTACCGAGCAGCGCGTGCGGCTGGCGACCGCGCTCGGCGGCGCCAAGTCGTTCCGCTACGTCTATGACTTCGGCGACGACTGGGAGCATCGCATCAAGGTCGAACGCCGTCTGCCGCCCGACCCGCTCTTCGATACGGCACTCTGCATTGCCGGCGCCAACGCGAGTCCGCCCGAGGACGTCGGCGGCGAACCCGGGTATGCCGACTTCGTCGCGGCGATGGCCGATCCAAATCATCCCGAACACCACGACATGCGGGCATGGCACGGGGAGCCGTTCGACCCGACCGCTTTCGACGTCACAGCGGTCGATCTTCGCCTGCACAGAATCAAGATCTGATCGTCAAGACGGTCTGGGGCGGACGCTTACAGTCAGACGGGACGCGGGGCTGAAGAGCGCAAAGGAAGGCGACTTTCCTTCGCAACTAAAACAGCCCTTTCATTGGACGCGACCACGACCATGCAGGCGATACACGATGAGGCTATGTGAGTCTTGTATAAGAAGGACTTGGTTCCACAACCAGCGGTAACGCCTTCATGAGACCATCAACTCGATTTCTCCTTCCAATCAATTCGGACGCATTACCCAATTATCTGGAAGAAGAAATTTCGCCGGATGCGCAGAACGCTCAATCAATGCGGCTTGCTAAGAAAGTCTACAACCAATCTACAAAAGTCATTGGCGGCTTCAATTTGCACCCAGTGCCCACAGCGAGCAAAAGAATGCAACTGGACGTTCTCCAATAGTTGAAAAAGACGAAGACTGCTTGACAGTGGTACCACCTGGTCATCACGGCCGTGAATCAAGAGCACCTCATTCGCGAGGTTGCGAATTTGCTCATCCGAGCTCGCCAGTGCGTCAACCCAGCGCTGCCGAGGAGCGGGGAACATACTGCCGAATGACTCTTGAAAGCCTGGCCGAATGCTTGCCTCATAACGCAGTTTTGCAAGTTCATCATTCACAAGCGAACGATCAAAGGCAAATATATCCAGCAGGTTGCGCATTTTTTCAATTGACGGCGTATAACCCCAAACTGCATCCAGCCCAGGGGTAAGTTCGAAATGTGTTCCAGCTGCGCCCATCAAGACCAAACGGCCAATGCGGTCGGGGTGCTTAACGGCGGTTGCGATTGCAAGGGCACCACCGAAAGAATTCCCAATAAAATCTGCACGCTCGATTTTCAATGCGTCAAGCATACCTATGATGTGCTCAACCCAATTATCCTTTGAGTAGATGTAATTCTTCGGGCGCTCTGTAAAACCGAACCCTGCCATATCCGGTGCTATGACGCGAAATAATTGCCCCAGTGTTGGCAACACCAAGCGCCAATTTGCATAAGCGCTGACACCTGGACCCGATCCGTGAATAAGAAATACAGGCTCTCCAGTTCCGAGCTCGTGATAATTGGTCTTAATTCCAGCAGCGACGATTTCCTTTCCAATTTCTACGTTGGTCATTTCAATTTCCTAGTTAATTCACCATAAAATATTAAAGCAGGTAGAATCTTGTAATTTTAAGATTTGCACAACCATGACAATTCCAACTTAATATCAAACCTAAAAACGATAAGTGAAGGCAATAGTGGCACTATCTTGGGCGTGATTTATTTCGATAGGAGCAGACGTGTTTGGCAATGAAGAGTTTTGCATCGTCTTTTTAAATGAATGAGTCCAAGCAAAATCAAAACTACTCATAGGTGTAAGTTGGTAACCAAAGCCAAGAGTCCCGAATCTATTTGGAATAGCAGGGATTACAGCCAATACCGTGTCCGATCTCAAAGTCTGTGTAGTAACACGAGCACCTCCGCGCAATGTCCATTTTCCGGAAGTGTAGGCGACACCCAACGACAATGCAGTCTGGTCCTTATAGTTTTGAGGCAGATCAATATCGATATTTTGACCAGCGTTTGAAACAAAGGAGACATGAATATCTTTTACTGCATGTTTCCAGAATACCCTGGAGATATCCGCCACGACCATCCACTGATCGTCAAAACGATGGCTTATTCCGAAATTCAATTGTGCAGGCGATTGGAAGTCCTTAATACGAATCTTTCCATCTAGCTTGACTTGGCCTGCCAAGCCATTAATTGCGGTAAGGGTAGCACTCCCAGTCATGTCATCAAGATGTGATTCAAGAACGTACGAAGCACCCAGGATCGTATCCTTGCTGACCTTGTACGTCAGGCCGATTTTCCCTCCCCAGCCCCAGGCGTCGGCGCCACTCGCAATTGGTTCATTCTTGGTGAAGCTCAAATGCGCACCACGCATATCCGGCAACCCTCCAAGTACAGGGATCAAACTTCCCCGCGCACGCCCGGCGCCAATTAAGGAACCCACTTGATCGGCCCCGAGGAGCATATCTAAATTCAGTCCCTGCCACACTGCATCCACGCTTGCGCCAACGGCAAGACTATCAGTCATCTGAAAGCTTGCGGCCATGGGTATATTTAGTGTCAATAAGCGACTTGAATTTTCCAAACCCGTATTCAATCCACCTGTTGCACGTGAAAGAAAGCTATCCTTTCCGTACTCTGTGCCTACTCCGCCACGTGCAAAGGCTCCAAT is drawn from Azoarcus sp. DN11 and contains these coding sequences:
- a CDS encoding integrase arm-type DNA-binding domain-containing protein, translating into MALTDMFVRQAKATGKDYTIPDFDGLSLAVSDKGTKSWHFRYTWLGRQKRMSLGTYPEISLREARERRDNARALVAKGINPQRQREKDRRIATQAEQNTFEAVYDKWLAFRAQGRLKKGRQTTLSMIPRIFKNDILPSLRKRSIYEITRADLLEIVGRIEKRGAPSIAEKVRTWFNQLFRYALVIVPGLEQNPASDLDVVAMPQPPVRHNPFLRMPELPEFLQLLRKYPGKLKTQLGLRLLLLTGVRTGELRLATPDQFHLDDGLWIIPPEVVKQLELKMQKENVRPEDIPPYIVPLSVQAIEIVRHMLDQSKPAQTYLFPGDKSLKQRISENTLNKALHRLGYEGRLTGHGIRGTISTALNELGYPEKWVDAQLSHVDPNQVRATYNHAKYVEQRRRMMQDWADRLDLFEQGQVEAASTLLTIQLDGFPVVATEAEEQPLSAARAAPTLVVSQPLQGAMALATAPVQRLSAVRVPKIEPAISNVQRERMILLDILEAPHNLSVADYAKLAGKSRRWITYEIQAGNLLSISLGNRGQRVPDWQLDPLKRRLIQTILKQMPPGVDTWHIYHALIRPNDLFQGQSPIEAVTPENLHLAVHLVCSAVSERVVQRDSRTPQLPRYA
- a CDS encoding LysR substrate-binding domain-containing protein, whose protein sequence is MSAPSQSSILKLAVSADALSPQLATLLALQRVEEPETLVLLQEATAGDLVRGLENGDCDMGMAVGTTSTHLALDTQPLWGDELALAVPLRSPLLAHVEVSLDALLHYPLVRRCPRACEALSQQVDAVIGPEDRSAREVNSFELMALLVAAGYGVGIAPRSRIAQARGWGVAMRPLAGGPYLIRTQLLLPSRGCVPAVERFAERAAKITETKPA
- a CDS encoding helix-turn-helix transcriptional regulator, giving the protein MQKRTVQRGRPVGSTTYEPEPALAFGLAVRAARMEQGMAQEELASLAEIERSHMGKIERGEHMPTLALILRIAGALNRSAADLIAVTEDNLRSGPKT
- a CDS encoding LysR family transcriptional regulator, translated to MELRHLRCFAVLAEELHFTRAAERLHIEQSPLSRTIKELEDELGALLFDRDRRGTRLTQAGAVFLQDVLRLFSTLELARENVKAVSSGYQGILRIAVPCGCIDPRLSGFLARCREEDPEVEIRLTEATLAEQVRGLRSGSFNVGFAHTTDVGDGIVAEPIWIDPLVVAVSARHPLLVHKQVPLEELVRYPLVMADPRLFGRSNCELDRLLHTAMGKPGAVEHVASMDMMLTLVAAGYGVGFANAARIRVCHRPDVVTRPLAAQNVTHTTYLLRPDSGADTPSAIPLDRFMARLHAQIDE
- a CDS encoding IS630 family transposase, which encodes MEKRDGRSLSHATLEEMRIRAVQRVEAGESPEVVVKALGFSRPRIYEWLALYREGGLDALRAKPVPGAKPKLDGKALDWLYCTITLSNPQQFKFEFALWTRAMVRELIRTQFKVAMSEVSVGRLLRKLGLSPQRPPMRAYQRDPALVTDWIKNEFPRIRAEAKAVGAEIFFGDEAAVRSDYHTGTTWAPVGVTPVVKTTGARFKLNLISAISPKGQLRFMCTEGNVTADVFIEFLKRLMQGTTRPIFLVVDGHPVHRSAKVRKFVEGFDGKLRLFRLPAYSPDLNPDEHVWAHLKSHKLGRSIIKGPEQMKKLALRFMHSLQKTPDIVRAFFRHPSTRYAAE
- a CDS encoding IS1182 family transposase — its product is MSRFRPIDRQTDYLLPPSVQDWLPESHLARYVVDVVDGLDLSELERAYAGRGSDAYHPALLLSLLIYGYATGTHSSRKIERATYDSLAFRFIACDQHPDHDTLASFRRRFGEQFADIFVQVLQVARENRLSRFGTVSLDGSKIHAHASRHSALSYGHAEKIEAQLKAEVQEMLKLAEAADQSSVPEGVDLPAEIARREARLAAIAAAKAKIEARAAERFAHEQAEYEAKMAKRQAKQAATGKKPGGKPPKPPQAGPGAEDQINLTDEDSRIMKVAGGGFEQCYNAQAVVDTESMLVMVPHVTQAGNDKEQVEPMLTRIGALPEGLNRPEQLLADTGFFSERNVQCCQDAGVEPLIAVGRDEHHPDWRSRFDEPAPLERSASHVEQMKHALKTRAGRAAYALRKQTVEPVFGIIKSVMGFRQFLLRGLDNVCNEWTLVCLAWNFKRMAVLRPQ
- a CDS encoding transposase, whose translation is MVPTKYLVGTTLATNGNARVTRKGSPNYPVDFKRQLAALACEPGISVAKLALEHGLNANLLFKWRRHYRAGLFGSPQPEHVAAAPRGGIMAPKLLPVVTLSSTARQDAEGVKQSPALEIVVGGAVVRVIGEVSRKVLRTVLDCLAERA
- the tnpB gene encoding IS66 family insertion sequence element accessory protein TnpB (TnpB, as the term is used for proteins encoded by IS66 family insertion elements, is considered an accessory protein, since TnpC, encoded by a neighboring gene, is a DDE family transposase.); the encoded protein is MIGLPAGTRIWLVAGVTDMRRGMDGLAALVQGALAENPFSGHVFIFRGRRGDLMKLLWWSGDGLCLFAKRLERGRFIWPQATEGAVHLTAAQLSMLLEGIDWRRPERTWQPDCAA
- a CDS encoding IS66 family transposase, translating into MDATTPLPDDQAVLKALVTAQQAEIARLNLIIAKLRRMQFGRRSEQLDATLTQLELALEGIETVRREAAADVSPDTASGVAPSPKRPARKPLPDHLPRETVEHAPIEVCCPDCGSTFVKLGEDVSEMLEYVPAHFKVIRHVRPKLACSHCERIVQAAAPSRPISRGLSGPALLAHVLVGKFCDHLPLYRQSAIYARSGIELDRSTLADWVGQSAQLLDPLVEALRRYVLAADKVHADDTPLPVLAPGEGRTKTARLWTYVRDDRPAGSDDPPAVWFAYSPNRKGEHPQRHLRTFNGILQADAYAGFDPLYATGRVQEAACWAHVRRKFFDVHRAQASPIAAQALAQIGQLYAIEAAIRGEPPPIRREVRHSRARPQLEALHAWLETQSRRVSRKSGIAEAIQYALNHWGALIRYVEDGRIEIDNNAAERALRAVALGRKNFLFGGSDAGGERAAALYSLIGSAKLNGLDPEAYLRDVLGRISEHPINRIDDLLPWNLGRDQSEPLRQAA
- a CDS encoding plasmid pRiA4b ORF-3 family protein is translated as MGNVVRIAKARPAPHRLQLRIELAWVKPAIWRRVVVPETITLPKLHQVIQAVMGWLDCHLHEFEIAGERYGVPDPDYDFEPVRTEQRVRLATALGGAKSFRYVYDFGDDWEHRIKVERRLPPDPLFDTALCIAGANASPPEDVGGEPGYADFVAAMADPNHPEHHDMRAWHGEPFDPTAFDVTAVDLRLHRIKI
- a CDS encoding alpha/beta hydrolase; this encodes MTNVEIGKEIVAAGIKTNYHELGTGEPVFLIHGSGPGVSAYANWRLVLPTLGQLFRVIAPDMAGFGFTERPKNYIYSKDNWVEHIIGMLDALKIERADFIGNSFGGALAIATAVKHPDRIGRLVLMGAAGTHFELTPGLDAVWGYTPSIEKMRNLLDIFAFDRSLVNDELAKLRYEASIRPGFQESFGSMFPAPRQRWVDALASSDEQIRNLANEVLLIHGRDDQVVPLSSSLRLFQLLENVQLHSFARCGHWVQIEAANDFCRLVVDFLSKPH